One region of Micromonospora ureilytica genomic DNA includes:
- a CDS encoding sensor histidine kinase: MNRQPIAVALRALRQTLLGPDARPDRALLARWPGPARYAAPVGLLAALGLFLITLTVESEWGLPTPIAMLFAAMTVAPLLALPRRPLLAWRLTVLALLICTFNAPADQAWPWTPPLALGSIAVLAVVVARVDRPVLAWVVTISTVPVLTLVHPDNRVPVLLLLGALAIVGDLIRRNRLSRHALAAQAELSEREQERRAVLEERTRIARELHDVVAHHMSLIAVQAETAPYRLTDVPAPAAAEFVAIAASARDALTDMRRLLGVLRSETTGPQTTPQPDLADLGAMVDAARRAGLPVTVDDEPMDDGRVPAPVGLAAYRIVQESLANAARHAAGAAVRVTVRAGPSGLRVRVENSPADVRPTADGGSGHGLTGMRERATSLGGTFTAGPLPDGGYAVAAELPYDAEGGVR, encoded by the coding sequence GTGAACCGGCAACCGATCGCCGTGGCCCTGCGGGCCCTGCGACAGACCCTGCTGGGCCCGGACGCCCGGCCCGACCGGGCGCTGCTGGCCCGTTGGCCCGGGCCGGCCCGCTACGCCGCTCCGGTCGGCCTGCTCGCCGCGCTGGGTCTCTTCCTGATCACCCTGACCGTGGAGAGCGAATGGGGGCTGCCGACACCGATCGCGATGCTCTTCGCGGCGATGACGGTGGCGCCGCTGCTGGCGCTGCCCCGGCGTCCGCTGCTGGCCTGGCGACTGACGGTACTGGCCCTGCTGATCTGCACGTTCAACGCGCCAGCCGACCAGGCCTGGCCGTGGACCCCGCCGCTGGCGCTCGGGTCGATCGCGGTGCTGGCGGTGGTCGTCGCACGGGTCGACCGGCCGGTGCTGGCCTGGGTGGTGACGATCAGCACGGTGCCGGTGCTCACCCTCGTCCACCCCGACAACCGGGTTCCGGTCCTGCTGCTGCTCGGCGCGCTGGCGATCGTCGGCGACCTGATCCGCCGCAACCGGCTGTCCCGGCACGCCCTCGCGGCGCAGGCCGAACTGAGCGAGCGGGAGCAGGAACGCCGCGCGGTGCTGGAAGAACGCACACGCATCGCCCGGGAGCTGCACGACGTGGTGGCCCACCACATGTCGCTGATCGCGGTGCAGGCGGAGACCGCCCCGTACCGGCTGACGGACGTGCCGGCCCCGGCAGCCGCGGAGTTCGTCGCCATCGCCGCGTCGGCCCGCGACGCGCTGACCGACATGCGGCGGCTGTTGGGGGTGCTGCGCAGCGAGACGACCGGGCCGCAGACCACGCCGCAGCCGGACCTGGCCGACCTGGGCGCAATGGTGGACGCGGCACGCCGAGCCGGGCTGCCGGTGACAGTGGACGACGAGCCGATGGACGACGGCCGGGTGCCCGCGCCGGTCGGGCTGGCCGCGTACCGCATCGTGCAGGAGAGCCTGGCCAACGCGGCCCGCCACGCGGCCGGCGCCGCGGTGCGGGTCACCGTCCGCGCCGGTCCGTCCGGTCTACGGGTACGCGTCGAAAACTCCCCGGCCGACGTCCGACCGACCGCCGACGGCGGCTCCGGGCACGGGCTGACCGGCATGCGGGAGCGGGCCACCTCGCTGGGCGGTACGTTCACCGCCGGGCCGCTGCCCGACGGGGGTTACGCGGTGGCGGCCGAGTTGCCGTACGACGCGGAGGGCGGGGTCCGATGA